From the Gramella sp. Hel_I_59 genome, one window contains:
- a CDS encoding anthranilate synthase component I family protein, producing the protein MFELKTTSKKILADTITPVSIYLKLRDRYPNSLLLESSDYHASDNSFSYICCNPIASFKVENDIITESLPDGTVQTTKTDKTVSVPAAIQKFSKRFKADASDFKFINNGIFGYIGYDAVRYFENVEINRKEKDLKIPDVYYAVYQNIIAINHFKNEAYIFDHSYKSESKLEEIEQLLKVKNFASYNFSRTEQPYSNLNDDQYRDVVEAAKEHCQRGDVFQLVLSRRFSQKFKGDEFNVYRALRNVNPSPYLFYFDYGNFKIFGSSPEAQLIVSEGRAEIHPIAGTFKRTGNDEKDAELAKELAADRKENSEHVMLVDLARNDLSRNGSDVVVENYREIQFFSHVIHLVSKVTGKIAANVPTPQIVADTFPAGTLSGAPKPMALRLIEKFENVNRSAYGGAIGFMDFEGNFNHAIIIRSFVSKNHELHYQAGAGVVSESKPENELQEVYNKLGALTKALEIAEEI; encoded by the coding sequence ATGTTCGAATTAAAGACAACTTCAAAAAAGATCCTTGCAGATACTATCACTCCGGTAAGTATCTATTTGAAGCTTCGCGACCGTTATCCAAACAGTCTTTTGCTGGAAAGTAGTGATTATCATGCAAGTGATAATAGCTTTTCATATATCTGCTGCAATCCTATAGCCTCCTTTAAGGTGGAAAATGATATTATTACCGAAAGTCTGCCAGACGGCACGGTTCAAACGACTAAAACCGATAAAACCGTTTCAGTTCCTGCTGCGATACAGAAGTTCTCCAAGCGTTTTAAAGCTGATGCTTCAGATTTTAAGTTTATCAATAATGGCATATTTGGTTATATAGGATATGATGCCGTTCGGTATTTCGAGAATGTGGAGATCAACCGCAAAGAAAAGGATTTAAAAATCCCGGATGTTTATTATGCAGTATATCAAAACATTATCGCGATCAACCACTTCAAGAACGAGGCTTATATCTTCGACCATAGCTATAAATCTGAATCCAAACTGGAGGAGATAGAACAACTGCTGAAGGTGAAGAATTTCGCTTCCTATAATTTTTCCAGAACCGAGCAGCCATACTCTAACCTGAATGATGATCAATATCGTGATGTTGTAGAAGCTGCTAAGGAACACTGCCAACGTGGTGACGTATTCCAGCTGGTACTTTCAAGACGTTTCTCTCAAAAATTTAAGGGAGATGAATTCAATGTTTACCGGGCGCTAAGGAATGTAAACCCTTCCCCCTATCTCTTCTATTTTGACTACGGAAACTTTAAAATCTTCGGAAGTTCACCTGAAGCTCAATTAATAGTTAGCGAGGGGCGAGCTGAAATTCATCCTATTGCCGGAACTTTTAAACGTACCGGGAATGATGAAAAAGATGCAGAGCTCGCCAAGGAACTCGCCGCAGATCGCAAGGAAAATTCGGAACATGTAATGCTTGTTGATCTGGCACGTAATGATCTAAGCCGAAATGGAAGTGATGTTGTGGTTGAGAATTACCGAGAAATTCAATTCTTTTCTCATGTTATTCATTTAGTTAGCAAAGTCACCGGAAAGATCGCCGCCAATGTGCCAACACCACAGATCGTTGCAGACACTTTTCCTGCCGGAACTTTAAGCGGTGCTCCAAAACCAATGGCTTTACGACTTATTGAAAAATTCGAAAATGTGAATCGTTCAGCTTATGGAGGCGCGATTGGTTTTATGGATTTTGAAGGTAATTTTAATCATGCGATCATCATTAGATCTTTCGTGAGTAAAAATCACGAATTGCATTACCAGGCAGGTGCCGGGGTTGTTTCAGAATCAAAGCCTGAGAATGAATTACAGGAAGTATATAATAAACTGGGAGCACTTACCAAGGCTCTGGAAATAGCTGAAGAAATTTAG
- a CDS encoding YceI family protein codes for MKSKLINSAVIMLVVLTTVAFTNSKKEVKTSESTINWTGEKVTGSHEGTIQLESGYLMMEDDKITGGEFVMDMSTITVTDLSGDSKEKLEGHLKSDDFFGTSDHPKAKLVITSAASKGNGKYGIVGDLTIKEQTHPLTFDLNMNGDTATTQVTIDRTKYDVRYGSGSFFDNLGDKTIYDNFDLDINLKF; via the coding sequence ATGAAAAGTAAATTAATTAATTCAGCAGTAATTATGCTGGTAGTTTTGACTACCGTAGCATTTACCAATTCAAAAAAAGAAGTAAAAACCTCTGAAAGTACTATTAACTGGACCGGAGAAAAAGTGACCGGTTCTCATGAAGGAACTATCCAACTGGAAAGCGGATACCTAATGATGGAAGATGACAAGATCACTGGCGGAGAGTTTGTAATGGATATGAGTACTATTACAGTGACCGACCTTTCTGGTGACAGTAAAGAAAAACTTGAAGGTCATTTGAAGTCAGATGATTTCTTTGGAACAAGTGATCATCCTAAAGCAAAACTTGTAATTACCAGTGCTGCATCTAAAGGTAATGGTAAATACGGAATTGTTGGAGATCTTACTATCAAGGAACAAACACACCCCTTAACTTTTGATCTTAACATGAACGGTGATACGGCTACTACACAGGTAACTATTGATAGAACCAAATATGACGTTCGTTACGGGTCAGGTAGTTTCTTTGACAATCTTGGAGACAAAACGATCTACGACAATTTTGACCTTGATATCAATTTGAAATTCTAA
- a CDS encoding NAD(P)H-dependent oxidoreductase, translated as MSLETQTKTRFNEDLNWRYATKKFDSEKKINREDLDQLLESVQLTASSYGMQPYEVIVVENPEIREKLKAEAWNQTQITEASHLVIFANLTKVTEKYVDTYLDNIAATRDMSREDLKGMEDMIKSTTLQLPQEKQNLWAAKQAYIALGNLLAAAAHMKIDACPMEGFNADKFDEILQLENKDLTTAVIAPIGYRSAEDQYQHLAKVRKSTSDLIHFV; from the coding sequence ATGAGCTTAGAAACACAAACTAAAACTAGATTTAACGAAGACCTGAACTGGAGATACGCTACAAAGAAATTTGATAGCGAGAAAAAGATCAATCGCGAAGACCTTGATCAATTACTTGAAAGCGTTCAGCTAACCGCCTCCTCCTATGGAATGCAGCCTTATGAGGTGATCGTAGTTGAAAATCCTGAAATAAGAGAAAAACTTAAAGCTGAAGCCTGGAATCAAACCCAGATCACTGAAGCTTCTCATCTAGTGATTTTCGCAAATCTTACTAAGGTAACTGAAAAGTATGTTGACACTTATTTAGATAATATTGCGGCTACACGTGACATGTCTCGGGAAGATCTGAAAGGAATGGAGGACATGATCAAGAGCACAACACTACAATTGCCTCAGGAAAAGCAGAACTTATGGGCTGCGAAACAAGCCTACATAGCTTTAGGTAATTTATTAGCTGCAGCTGCTCATATGAAGATAGACGCCTGTCCAATGGAAGGTTTTAACGCTGACAAGTTTGATGAAATTCTTCAGCTTGAAAATAAAGATCTAACTACTGCAGTAATCGCTCCTATTGGATATCGTAGCGCTGAAGATCAGTATCAGCACCTTGCAAAGGTTAGAAAATCAACTTCAGATCTAATTCATTTCGTATAA
- a CDS encoding MarR family transcriptional regulator, translating to MKIEDLLKTSGQISETKKLVLNLIVTANFLSEEMQEVLKPYGVSSQQFNVLRILRGQKGKPANLGTIQERMVSKMSNTTRLVDKLIEKGFCQRITCPSNRRKVEITITEAGQDLLKEIDPVVESMENRFSEKLTTKELTDLNNKLNELRNTN from the coding sequence ATGAAAATAGAGGATCTTTTAAAAACTTCCGGTCAGATTTCAGAAACCAAAAAACTGGTTCTAAATCTTATTGTAACTGCAAATTTTTTAAGTGAAGAGATGCAGGAAGTATTAAAACCATATGGTGTAAGTTCTCAGCAGTTCAATGTGCTAAGGATATTGAGAGGTCAAAAAGGTAAACCTGCCAACTTAGGCACCATTCAGGAAAGAATGGTAAGCAAGATGAGCAACACAACAAGACTGGTTGACAAACTGATCGAAAAAGGATTTTGCCAGAGAATCACCTGTCCTTCCAATAGAAGGAAAGTTGAAATTACTATTACTGAAGCTGGACAAGACCTTTTAAAAGAGATTGATCCAGTGGTAGAATCAATGGAGAATAGATTTTCAGAAAAATTGACAACAAAAGAATTAACAGATTTAAATAACAAATTAAATGAGCTTAGAAACACAAACTAA
- a CDS encoding rhodanese-like domain-containing protein: MKELSQDEWQKKAENDDKAVLLDVRTEEEVDEGYIPNSKNIDIYKGQEFVDEVDKLDRDKHYYIYCRSGKRSSQACTLLDQMGFAETYNLAGGFSEWEGEKETN, translated from the coding sequence ATGAAAGAATTATCACAGGATGAGTGGCAAAAGAAGGCCGAAAACGACGATAAGGCAGTTCTCCTGGATGTGAGAACAGAGGAAGAAGTTGATGAGGGATATATTCCAAATTCTAAAAATATAGATATATATAAAGGTCAGGAATTTGTTGATGAAGTGGATAAACTTGATCGTGACAAACATTACTATATATACTGTCGTTCCGGAAAAAGAAGTTCCCAGGCTTGTACCTTATTAGATCAAATGGGCTTTGCAGAAACTTATAATCTCGCTGGCGGTTTTTCTGAATGGGAAGGCGAGAAGGAGACGAATTAA
- a CDS encoding outer membrane beta-barrel protein, with amino-acid sequence MNKSLSFLITALLFATSLTAQDFSFGIKGGPSYSSGGTITGNSSNGLYFDGVVEAESEITFHAGAFFEVRFGKFLLRPEFIYSTMETEFPFPTVPSIYAVDKINVPLLIGYNVWGPIDIYAGPAYQNILDASLEGTEPPDLEIVAQNTPLSGQIGIKGSFGRFELDLRYDRSLSSEENQEIDIVNSDYGINRATFNDTRLNQIMLSIGFKIFDSSANPGRRKGGCYF; translated from the coding sequence ATGAATAAATCTTTATCTTTTTTAATTACAGCGCTATTGTTCGCTACGAGTCTAACTGCCCAGGATTTTAGCTTCGGAATAAAGGGAGGACCTAGTTACTCCTCAGGTGGTACTATTACCGGAAATAGTTCGAATGGATTATATTTTGACGGTGTAGTAGAAGCTGAATCTGAGATAACTTTTCACGCAGGAGCCTTTTTCGAGGTAAGATTCGGAAAATTCCTACTTAGACCAGAATTTATTTACAGCACTATGGAAACGGAATTTCCTTTTCCAACAGTACCTTCAATTTACGCAGTTGATAAAATTAATGTACCCTTATTAATAGGATATAATGTTTGGGGTCCAATAGATATTTATGCAGGCCCAGCTTATCAGAATATTTTAGATGCTTCACTTGAAGGAACTGAACCACCAGACCTTGAAATAGTAGCGCAAAATACTCCGCTTAGTGGACAGATAGGAATCAAGGGTTCATTCGGAAGGTTTGAACTTGATTTGCGATATGATCGTTCTTTGTCTTCAGAGGAAAATCAGGAGATCGACATTGTAAATAGTGATTACGGGATTAACCGTGCTACTTTTAATGATACGAGGTTAAACCAGATCATGCTGAGCATTGGTTTTAAAATCTTCGATAGTTCAGCTAATCCTGGAAGAAGAAAAGGTGGATGTTACTTCTAA
- a CDS encoding sodium:solute symporter family protein, giving the protein MIELATIDYILIFSFFALTLGIGFYVSKTSGKSSKEYFLSGKTMPWWLLGVSMVATTFSTDTPNLVTDIVRNNGVSGNWVWWAFLLTGLLTVFVYARLWRKSNVDTDIEFYELRYGGKPAKFLRGFRALYLGVVFNVMAMAAVSLAAIKIGQVMLGLSAIETLALAGIVTVIFSTLGGFKGVVYTDFILFFTAIIGGVGAAYYCVNLPEVGGLESLLTHENVSGKLSMLPDFSNTEALITLLIIPLAVQWWSAWYPGAEPGGGGYVAQRMLAAKNENHAIGATFFFNVLHYALRPWPWILVALASLIVYPDLDSIQVAFPNVSEDKLGQDLAYSAMLTKLPAGLLGLVIASLVAAYMSTISTHLNWGSSYIVNDFYSRYIKKTASEKELVNVGRISTVVLMLISAVLALVLQNALQLFNIILMFGAGTGLIFLLRWFWWRINAWSEITAMLVSGVISVVFNFTGVGIYMFGGMENATNTKIAGLLPGWATYPVVVGITTLSWLIVTFFTRPEENEVLINFYKRTQPGGPGWKAIGIQDITDRKNNSWNVPSGILATILGCFAVYSALFSTGYWIYGEYFKASITTGIVLILAFVLRRLWFKIRTQVL; this is encoded by the coding sequence ATGATAGAATTAGCTACAATAGATTATATCCTTATTTTCTCTTTTTTCGCGCTTACCCTGGGAATCGGATTTTACGTTTCCAAAACCTCCGGTAAAAGTTCCAAAGAATATTTTCTATCTGGTAAAACAATGCCGTGGTGGCTCCTTGGTGTTTCTATGGTCGCGACCACCTTTTCCACTGATACCCCAAACCTGGTAACTGATATTGTACGTAATAACGGAGTTTCTGGTAACTGGGTCTGGTGGGCATTTTTACTAACCGGCCTGTTAACAGTATTCGTATATGCCAGATTATGGCGTAAATCCAATGTTGATACAGATATTGAGTTCTACGAATTGAGATATGGAGGAAAACCTGCGAAGTTTTTAAGAGGATTTCGTGCACTGTATTTAGGTGTCGTTTTTAATGTTATGGCCATGGCAGCAGTAAGCCTTGCCGCTATTAAAATTGGACAGGTGATGCTTGGTCTTTCTGCCATCGAAACTTTGGCACTAGCTGGAATCGTAACAGTGATATTTAGTACTCTCGGAGGATTCAAAGGAGTAGTTTACACAGATTTTATACTATTTTTCACGGCAATTATTGGTGGTGTTGGAGCAGCCTATTATTGTGTGAACTTACCTGAGGTTGGCGGACTCGAAAGTTTACTAACTCACGAAAATGTCTCAGGTAAACTGAGTATGCTTCCAGATTTCTCCAACACCGAAGCACTGATTACTCTATTAATTATTCCACTGGCAGTTCAATGGTGGAGCGCCTGGTATCCTGGTGCAGAGCCAGGAGGTGGTGGTTACGTAGCTCAGAGAATGCTGGCTGCAAAGAACGAAAATCATGCAATTGGAGCCACTTTCTTTTTTAATGTGCTTCATTATGCATTAAGACCATGGCCGTGGATCTTGGTCGCTCTCGCCTCATTGATCGTCTATCCAGATCTGGATAGCATTCAGGTAGCCTTTCCTAATGTAAGCGAAGATAAGCTTGGACAGGATCTTGCATATTCTGCAATGTTAACCAAATTGCCAGCAGGGCTATTGGGATTGGTTATTGCATCTTTAGTTGCTGCATACATGTCTACTATCTCCACACATTTAAATTGGGGATCCTCCTATATAGTGAATGACTTTTACTCTCGCTATATCAAAAAAACTGCTTCAGAAAAAGAACTGGTAAACGTTGGAAGAATAAGTACCGTAGTACTCATGCTTATTAGTGCAGTTCTGGCTCTGGTATTACAGAATGCACTTCAACTATTCAATATCATACTGATGTTTGGTGCAGGAACCGGTCTTATCTTCTTACTCCGCTGGTTCTGGTGGCGAATTAATGCCTGGAGTGAAATTACAGCCATGTTGGTTTCCGGAGTTATCTCGGTAGTTTTTAATTTTACCGGTGTAGGTATTTATATGTTTGGAGGTATGGAAAATGCTACAAATACAAAAATAGCAGGTTTACTCCCTGGTTGGGCAACGTACCCGGTGGTGGTCGGCATCACAACCTTATCCTGGCTAATAGTCACCTTCTTTACAAGACCTGAGGAAAATGAAGTACTCATCAACTTTTATAAACGTACGCAGCCCGGTGGACCGGGATGGAAAGCAATCGGTATTCAAGATATCACAGATCGCAAGAATAATTCCTGGAATGTTCCTTCTGGAATTCTAGCTACTATACTTGGTTGCTTTGCAGTATACAGTGCACTATTCAGCACCGGATATTGGATTTATGGTGAATATTTCAAGGCAAGTATTACGACTGGCATTGTTCTAATTCTAGCATTTGTCTTAAGAAGGCTTTGGTTCAAGATCCGAACCCAGGTACTATAA
- the rlmF gene encoding 23S rRNA (adenine(1618)-N(6))-methyltransferase RlmF has protein sequence MHPDNPHKEQYDFTELVKVNSDLKSYVFRNKYDNLTIDFSIPEAVLNLNKALLNYHYQVKNWSIPQGYLCPPIPGRMDYLLHLKDFLDKKIGKEYYSGLDIGVGASSIYPILAAKHMGWKMLGSDIEIKSIEAAQQNVVNNKLQSQIEIRLQEDRGSILKNVIKENESFDFSMCNPPFHDSAEEANKANFRKNTNLGIETRRLNFGGRSNELWCRGGEALFLKRMIRDSISVNKKIHWFTSLVSKQENLPTIEKQLNKLNADFEIIHMELGNKKTRFVAWKF, from the coding sequence ATGCATCCAGATAATCCTCACAAGGAACAATACGATTTTACTGAATTAGTTAAGGTCAATAGCGATCTTAAATCTTATGTCTTCAGAAATAAATATGATAATCTTACTATAGATTTTAGTATTCCTGAAGCTGTACTCAATTTAAATAAAGCGCTCTTAAACTACCATTACCAGGTTAAGAACTGGAGTATTCCGCAAGGATATCTCTGCCCTCCTATTCCGGGGAGAATGGATTATTTGTTACATCTTAAAGATTTTCTGGATAAGAAGATTGGAAAAGAATACTATTCCGGACTGGATATTGGTGTGGGAGCCAGCAGTATTTACCCGATTCTGGCTGCAAAGCATATGGGCTGGAAAATGCTTGGTAGTGATATCGAAATCAAATCTATTGAAGCAGCGCAGCAAAACGTCGTCAACAATAAGCTTCAATCCCAAATAGAAATTCGATTACAGGAAGACCGTGGATCCATTTTGAAAAATGTGATAAAAGAAAACGAGTCTTTTGATTTCAGTATGTGTAATCCACCCTTTCATGATTCCGCAGAAGAAGCTAATAAAGCTAATTTCAGGAAAAATACTAATCTTGGAATCGAGACCAGAAGATTAAATTTTGGGGGACGTTCTAATGAACTATGGTGCCGTGGCGGTGAAGCTTTATTTCTGAAGAGAATGATAAGAGATAGTATAAGTGTAAATAAAAAAATTCATTGGTTCACTTCTCTGGTTTCAAAACAGGAAAACTTACCGACCATAGAAAAACAATTAAACAAACTCAATGCAGATTTTGAAATAATTCACATGGAATTAGGAAACAAAAAGACAAGATTTGTAGCTTGGAAGTTTTAA
- a CDS encoding exonuclease domain-containing protein: MEELKYAVVDIETTGNGIKGNRITEVCVIILENGEITKTFTSLVNPSQSIPLYIESLTGINDEMVSSAPQFSEVAEEIMEITKDCIFVAHNVNFDYNILRAEFAMLAMDFKRKRLCTVRLTKKLIPGLFSYSLGNICTSINIPIYDRHRAQGDCEATVILLKRCLSLDPELEVVTEFLNRKSGAEYLPPHFKNADFEKLPKSTGVYFFRDKDGIPLYIGKAKNIKTRIKSHFQERSNRKYQLMQETYSIDYELTGSEFLALLREAELILKFYPKYNKAQKKVSRPYTLTSYHNQKGIEVFALHKNKIAPVSWMKFYTREEAVSFLENLCKDFDLCPKYTGLQSATSACNHYKLEACSGVCKEEISVTEYNSRVAKAVDFIGTYDESCLLMEKGRTKGEKSFIYLNKGKYAGYGYIGPSDDFNHPDEFRNFLVQAKTSSYADRIVSRYLNTKKNLSPVKLNSSEELVENDIWFG, encoded by the coding sequence ATGGAGGAGTTGAAATACGCGGTTGTTGATATTGAGACTACCGGGAACGGTATCAAAGGAAACAGGATCACAGAGGTTTGCGTGATCATTCTTGAGAATGGTGAAATCACAAAGACCTTCACTTCGCTTGTAAATCCCAGCCAGTCCATTCCATTGTATATCGAAAGTCTTACCGGAATCAATGATGAAATGGTAAGCAGTGCACCGCAGTTTTCTGAAGTCGCAGAAGAGATTATGGAAATCACAAAAGACTGTATTTTCGTCGCTCATAATGTGAACTTTGATTACAATATATTGAGAGCCGAGTTTGCGATGCTTGCCATGGATTTTAAGAGAAAGCGTCTTTGCACAGTCAGACTTACGAAGAAATTAATTCCAGGATTGTTTTCTTACAGTCTGGGAAATATTTGCACTTCCATCAACATTCCTATTTACGATAGACATCGTGCACAGGGCGATTGTGAAGCAACGGTGATTTTGTTAAAACGCTGTCTTTCGCTGGATCCTGAACTCGAAGTTGTCACCGAATTTTTGAATAGAAAAAGTGGTGCAGAATATTTACCACCACACTTTAAAAATGCCGATTTTGAAAAGCTTCCGAAATCTACCGGCGTTTACTTTTTCAGGGATAAAGATGGTATTCCATTATATATTGGCAAGGCGAAAAATATCAAAACCCGAATAAAATCGCACTTCCAGGAACGTAGTAATCGCAAGTACCAATTGATGCAGGAAACCTATAGCATCGATTATGAGCTGACTGGTTCTGAATTTCTCGCGCTCCTTCGTGAAGCCGAATTGATTCTGAAGTTTTATCCGAAATATAATAAGGCTCAGAAGAAAGTTTCGAGACCTTATACGCTCACCTCTTATCATAATCAGAAAGGCATTGAAGTATTTGCCTTGCATAAAAATAAAATTGCTCCGGTTAGCTGGATGAAATTCTATACCCGTGAAGAAGCGGTAAGTTTTTTAGAAAACCTATGTAAGGATTTTGATCTCTGCCCGAAATATACTGGTTTACAAAGCGCTACTTCCGCTTGTAATCATTACAAACTGGAAGCCTGTAGCGGAGTTTGTAAAGAAGAAATCTCAGTAACAGAATATAATTCACGGGTCGCCAAAGCAGTAGATTTTATTGGCACCTATGATGAGTCCTGCCTATTGATGGAAAAAGGTCGAACTAAAGGTGAAAAAAGTTTTATTTATTTAAATAAAGGAAAGTATGCCGGCTACGGGTACATTGGACCCTCAGATGACTTTAACCATCCCGATGAATTCCGAAATTTTTTGGTGCAGGCGAAAACTTCCAGCTATGCAGATCGAATTGTAAGTCGGTATTTGAACACGAAGAAAAATCTCTCTCCCGTAAAATTAAATTCTTCCGAAGAATTGGTGGAAAATGATATTTGGTTTGGTTAG
- a CDS encoding PepSY-associated TM helix domain-containing protein: MKKKKAYTFRKFMTDVHLWLGLASGIILFLVCFSGTMLVFEKEIESIFAEELHVVPSSEKLSIDELTSRMSEKGTVSSVSIPTEASEAYEFRVKTSPEDRLGTTFMMDPYSADILKPEPSPLDGFFSVMFRMHRWLLLDTSIGRPIVGVATIIFLFLSISGIIIWFPKKWKWKAFKPGFKIKWSANWKRINHDLHNTLGFYSCIVLVIMILTGLCWSFEWYREAGSQVLGTKIFGGRGGPGITSEKPGSKVISLSEAYTISNSELKYAGKTSISIPQKETEVLEIRKYGDDNWSPSTSDLLVLERDGSVLKKELFDDKDLNVQVASLIKPLHTGEIFGTLSKIIYFLACLIATSLPVTGTIIWLNKMKKKKRKL; this comes from the coding sequence ATGAAAAAAAAGAAAGCCTATACTTTTCGAAAGTTTATGACAGACGTCCATCTCTGGTTGGGTCTGGCTAGCGGAATTATTCTATTTCTGGTTTGTTTTAGCGGAACCATGCTGGTTTTTGAAAAGGAGATCGAATCAATTTTTGCTGAAGAACTTCACGTTGTTCCCTCTTCGGAAAAGTTATCGATCGATGAATTAACTTCCAGAATGTCGGAAAAAGGGACAGTTTCTTCTGTTTCAATTCCAACTGAAGCTTCTGAAGCCTATGAATTTCGGGTAAAGACCTCACCGGAAGATCGTCTTGGAACCACCTTTATGATGGATCCGTATTCGGCAGATATCCTCAAACCTGAACCTTCACCTCTGGACGGATTCTTCAGTGTAATGTTTAGAATGCATCGCTGGCTTCTTTTAGATACGAGCATTGGAAGACCCATTGTAGGTGTTGCTACAATCATCTTTTTATTTCTATCCATTAGTGGAATTATTATCTGGTTTCCGAAGAAATGGAAATGGAAAGCTTTCAAACCAGGTTTTAAGATCAAATGGTCTGCAAACTGGAAAAGGATTAATCACGATCTACATAACACTCTTGGTTTCTATTCGTGTATAGTTTTGGTGATCATGATCCTCACAGGACTTTGCTGGTCATTTGAATGGTATCGGGAAGCTGGAAGTCAGGTTCTGGGAACGAAGATCTTTGGAGGAAGAGGTGGTCCTGGAATAACTTCTGAAAAACCAGGTTCTAAAGTAATTTCACTTTCAGAAGCCTATACCATTTCCAATTCAGAGTTGAAATATGCCGGAAAAACAAGTATCAGCATCCCACAAAAAGAAACCGAAGTATTGGAAATAAGAAAATATGGTGACGACAACTGGTCTCCATCAACTTCAGATCTGCTGGTTTTGGAGAGGGATGGATCTGTATTAAAAAAGGAACTTTTTGACGATAAGGATCTAAATGTACAGGTCGCATCTCTCATAAAACCTTTACATACTGGCGAAATTTTTGGAACTCTATCAAAGATCATCTATTTCCTGGCTTGCCTGATTGCCACTTCCCTACCCGTGACTGGAACTATCATCTGGCTGAATAAAATGAAGAAGAAAAAACGAAAATTGTAG